In Mucinivorans hirudinis, the DNA window CCAGCTACGGCACTGAACCACAAATGAATATGAGCACCAACACACAGGGACGGTGCGCTGAAACTCAATCGCGCCCGGTTTTAGGGTATTGACCAAGTTGCGCATATCCGTAGACATCCAATGGTTCATTATTGGCGAGGTCACGCTGTCGATTTTCTCCAAACCGTCATCACCCTTGCTCTTGACTGCTACCTTCAGGTTTTTAAGCATATCGAATCGGCTACCCTCATAGTTTTCACGGTAGACTGCAATAGCTCTTTGGGGTGAAACCAACTGGTCGGGCTTTACGGAAAATGGCAGCTCTTCTGCATCATATTTCAAGTCGAGCGATGGGGCTAAAGAGCTCATAACATAGTAGTCACGAATGGCAAAAGGTTTGCCCGTGCCTATGACTTTCCAAAACTTGAAGGGCTCTTTGCCGTCCCAAAGCCCCAATTTTTTAGCCCGTTCGCGCAAATCCTTGCTGTACATAAAATAGTCGGGGTTGTTGAAATCCACATCGGAGATTCGTGCAATATTTGCCGAGATACCTACGTGGTCATCGGGCACTCGCTGTGCCACCCACATTGCAGTAGGTTTGCCCTGTTTGCCCGAACCGACAATCTCCAGCTGCCACACCTCATTGGGGTCGGCAAAAGTTAGGCATTCGCCGCCATCGCCAAAGCCATACTCCTCGACCAATTCACCGATAAGTCCGATTGCCTGTCTTGCCGTTGTGCAGCGTTGCAATACAATGCGTTGTAGTTCCTCGATGAGAAATAGCCCCTGTTCGTTGCGCAATTCTCGTTTACCGCCAAATGTGGTTTCTCCGATGGCTAACTGCTTTTCGTTGAGGCAGGGGTAGCCGAAGTTGAGGTATGAAAAGGTCTCCGGTGCTGCGGGAATAGTCCCCTTGATTGTAACTCCGCGCATATCGTGCGGTTCTTCGGTTTTGAGCAGTCCCCAGTAGATTGTGTCGCGTGCCCCCGACTCGAATTTGCGACGCGGAACAACCGTTGCCCACGTTCGGTAGTTGCCATCGCAGCTGTGCGAGGTCATAACCGAACCATCGGTCGATGCTTTTTTGCCCACCAGCAGTGCGGTGCAGCTCTCAGAATAGTCCGTACCCCAAACAGGGTCATTGTTTTGTGCCGTAAGCGTTCCGCAAAGCAGCGCGCATAAAAGTAGTAGTGCCTTTTTCATAATATGTTGTGGAATTATTATTTTCGCTCACCGATATATAAACCCGAAATGGTGATGGCAATGCCGATGATTTTCGCCAACCCCAGCCTCTCATCCAGTATAAAGAAGCTAGCTACAGCCGTAATACTCGGCATCAGATTTATAAAAATAGATGTCCGTGCAACACCTATACTACGCAGTGCATCGGCATATAAGACAAACGCCAATGTGGAGCAGAATATCCCTAACACCGCCACGCGCCACACCCACTGCAAATCCCATACCAACGCCGACAACTTGTCCCAATCAAAGAGGTAGAGCAGCGGAATAAGTATCATCGCCGAAAAAACGTTCTGCCACGCCACAATCGAGAAGGAGTTAAATCGTTCCGACAACCTCTTGACCATCACCGTGTAAATCATCGCCGTAACCACTGCCCCAAACAGCAACAGCACCCCGAGCAAGCGTCCCGAAATTTCGTCTAAGCCATCCCCAAAGATAACCAGCAAAACTCCGACCATCGAAATTCCCAGACCCACCCACAACATCCTCGACACTCTTTCGCCATTGGCGAAGTAGGCTAAAAGCGGTGTAAAGAGAGGTATCACGGCAATTACAATGCACGCCAACGTTGGCGACACATTCAGAACACCGTATGTTTCAAAGAGAAAATATCCGATAGGTTCTGCTATTACCAAACAGCCGAAAATGAGCACGTCGCGCCGCGTGAGGGGTTGAAGCTTACCGGTTATCTTGGCTATGGAAAACATCAGAGTCATTGCTATCAAAACCCGAAATGTGACCAACATCAACGGCGAGAGATATTCGAGAGAAGATTTTGTAAAGATAAATGATAAACCCCATAAAATGACGGCAATAAGTATTCCGACTGTGTTTTTGAACTGCATATTTGCTAAAAAATTTTAGCAAAAGTAAATAAAAAAGAGTAACTTTGCATATTGTCATTAATATATTTCAGATGAAACGAATAGCCATTATATTTTTTGCAATACTACTTACTTGTGCATCGCAGGCGCAGACCCGTAAGCGTAGCTCTTCCGTTCCCAAACAACGGACAATCGAAGAGATGCCGCGAGTTGCCATTGACACTGTCACCACTGCCGACCCCGAAACCAAGGTTATCATATACAGCAATAACTCGTGGGAGTTCTATCATCCCGCTATAAAAGAGCGCCTTGCCGACCTTGATGTGTATAAGTATAATTGGGATACAACCCAGATTTTCGCCTATAAAAATATTGAACTTACCGACCTGCCCGAGCTCATCGAGCTCCGCCTTATAGATTCGTTAGTGCAATATTGCGCACCTGCAACGGGCAGGGTGTCATCGAAATATGGCATCCGTCGCCGTCGCAATCACAATGGTACGGACTTATCCCTACCTCTGGGTGTCCCCTTTCACGCAACTTTTGACGGTAAGGTTCGCTATGCCAAATGGAATTCGGGAGGATATGGTTACCTGACCATTATTCGCCATCCGAACGGGCTGGAGTCGTGGTATGCCCACCAAAGTAAGTTGAATGTAAAACCGGGGGACTATGTAAAAGCCGGACAGATAATCGGTTTTTGCGGAAATTCGGGGCGTAGCCGTGGCAACCACCTCCACTTTGAATTGCGATATAAAGACCAGTCGTTTGACTCAGAATTTTTGATAGATTTTGAGACCGGGCAACTTCGTTATCAGACTTTTGTCTTGGATAAGAAGTATTTCAACATACGTTCGCGCGCCTCGGAGATTCTCGAGGAGGACGACTATGATGCCGACCTACCCGAATCTTTGCTTGCGGATGCGGACGAGACCACAATAGAAAATGTTCAGAGTGCCCCCAAACCTAAGCCTGCTCAAGCGACAACCGGAGCTATATATCATACTATTGTTAAGGGTGACAACCTCGGCAAAATAGCGATAAAATATGGTGTTCCAATCGACCAGATTTGCAGCTTGAACGGAATTAATCGCTCAACGACACTTGCCCTTAAGCGCAAATTGCTAATTAAAAAATAGCAATTTGAATGGTTGAGCACTTGTTTTTAGCAAGGACACTTAAATCAATAGTTCATTAAAATTTTTTAGATGCTCTAACCCCGCGCTTGCCTCGGGATGATGTGGGGAGATATTATATTCAATGTCAAGATATTACGCGAATCTTCAACTGATTATGCTTAAGTAAATTACGCTGCTCAATTTATCAACGCTCTAAACCTAAAATATGCTGAAAGTTACACCAATAGGAGCAATAGATATAGGCTCGAATGCCATACGATTACAGGTTACCAATGTCGAGGAGTATGTCGGTGAAACTGTTTTCAAGAAGGTTACTTGGATAAGGATTCCGTTACGTCTTGGTGGTGACGTATTTACGAGCGGGGTGATAACAGAACAGAGGAGAGCACACCTTCTGGAGGTGATGAAGGGGTTTCGTCATATTATGAATGCCTATGACGTAAAACTATACCGTGCCTGTGCCACAAGTGCAATGCGTGAGGCGGTGAACGGCAAGGAGATAGTAGATTTCATCTACCAGCAGGCTGATATAAAGATAGAGATTATCGGTGGGCAGCAGGAGGCGGATATTATCTTTGCCAGTGGTCTCTCGCAGGTGATTCAGGACAATAATACATATCTTTTTGTGGATGTGGGCGGTGGCAGTACTGAGTTGACGGTTTTTGCCGATGGCAAGCGTATCGACTCGCGCTCGTTCCCTGTTGGTACGGTGCGGATGTTGTCGGGTAGCGTGGGCGAGGAGGTATGGAAAGATATTAAAAAGTGGTTGAAGTTTCAAATGCTTCGCTACACGCCTACGACCGTAGTGGGGTCGGGCGGTAATATCAGCAAGGTGCAAAAGATGCTCAGCAAAAAGGAGAAAGAGACAATGAGCTATACCGAGATGAAGGTTTTGTATGACTATATTGACTCCTTTACAATGGAGGAGCGGGTGCATAAACTCAGACTAAATCAACACCGTGCAGACGTGATAATTCCTGCTCTGAAGATTTTTTTGACCGTTATGAAGTGTTGCAAAATAAACCAAGTTGTTGTTCCGAAGATGGGTATGGTTGAGGGTATCACTAAGTTGTTGTGGGAGGGGGAGAGTGAAAAATGAAGAGTCATTTTTCCTCGGTTAGAAATCTGTGTGGCAAAATGAGGGTGATTGAAAGATTATTCGCTCCGTTGGCAAGGATAGCGTTAATGTATATATTTGGTTAATTATAAATTTAATTTATTCGGTCACTCCAAGCGCAGCGAAGAGGGACGGCAGACAAGTTAATAAACGAAAATACAATGATTAGAAACATAAGTCGCGGATGCTGTTTTTGGCGAGATGAAGAGGGGAAACCCCAAGCCGAGCACCGCAAAGGATGCCAAAAACTCGAGGTGTACGACTGGTTGGAAGATACGCCTAACCCACTCGAAAATCGAACTATAATAGAAGTGCAGTTCAAGAATACGCGCAAGTCATTCTACGAAATTGTAGATGGGGTACAGTACATAAAAGGAGATATTATTGTGGTTGAGGCTATTCCGGGTATAGACGTGGGAGTGGTCTCAATCACGGGTGACTTGGTCGAAAAGCAGATGCGCCGTGCGCGATTCAACCCTCAAGGGTTTGAATTCAGAAAGGTGCTTCGTCGTGCAAACACCTACGATATTGAGCGGTGGCAAGAGGCGATATCCTTAGAGCACAATACTATGATTCGCGCTCGCGAGATTGCCGCAGACCTAGGGCTTAAGATGAAAATCGGTGATGTCGAGTATCAGGGTGACCGAATGAAGGCTATATTTTATTACATTGCTGACGACCGTGTCGATTTCCGAGAGTTAATCAAAATTTTTGCCGAGCAGTTTCGTATCCGTGTTGAGATGCGCCAAATCGGTGCGCGGCAGGAGGCGGGACGTATCGGCGGCATCTCGGCGTGCGGACGCGAGCTCTGCTGCTCGACGTGGCAAAATAGCTTCAGTAGCGTTGCCATCGGTGCGGCACGCCAGCAGGAGATTTCGCTCAATCCACAAAAGCTTGCCGGTCAGTGCGGTAAACTGAAATGTTGCCTCAATTACGAGGTGGACAGCTATATTGATGCTCGCAAGGATTTTCCTCGCATCAATGCTCCTTTGCAGGCTATGGATGGTGATTATCATTTGGTTAAGAGTGATATTTTCAAAAAGACTATGTGGTTTTCACCCGACCCGTATTCAACGGCTGTGATGATTCCGATATCGATAGAACGGGTCTACAAAATATTGGCACTAAATCGTAAGGGGGTCAAAGTTGATAAGTTGGTGGATGAGACAATGCAAAAAGTTGTCGCACCGACCGAACCAAGTTTCATAAACGTTGTGGGCGAAGAGAGCATCACACGCTTCGACAAAAACAACAAACCACGCCGCAACAACTCTCCCAACCGTAACAACGGTAACGGGGATAATCGTCCGCCGCGGGAGGCTGCTAAACAGCCTAATGAACAGCAAGATAAGCCTCGTAATCACGAAAATACTAAGCCGAAGCACAACAATCGTCCACGCACACAGCGTAAACCTCAGCAAAGTTGAAGCGAACGTTGATAATACTTGCAATCGCTCTATCGCTTTACTCTTGCCGGAGGGAGGGTTATTTCGGTGTGTTCGATATGCCTTTGAATAGAAGTTGGGGAGTGGGGGAGTGGGTGGAGTTCGACTTTGTGCAGAGCGACACAATCAATCTGCACAAAATTGAACTCAGCATTAGGCATAGCCTCAATTTCGGTTTCAGGAATCTGCCGTTGGAGATTCAGACACACTCGCCCGACAATAAATATTGGCGTGATACAATTATACTCAAACTCACTGATGCCGACAATGATTGGGTAGGGCAAATGGGTAGTAATCATATTGATTTTCAGAGTTATTATCGCCGCAATGTGAGATTTACACATAGTGGTAATTACGTTATCAAAGTTAAACATCTCCTGCCTGTGGATAGTCTGGAAGGAGTCAATGCCGTGGGCATTATAGTAGAAACTGATGGGAAAAAATAAGCATAAACGTTTCAGCGAGAACCTTACTTTTGGCTGTATGGTTCAACCGCTTTTCGAGGATATTTTTCACAAAGACCACCCGCTGAAAGGGCGTTGGTGCGCAGATCATTTTCGCAACGACAACCCTATTGTTCTGGAGATTGGTTGCGGGCGAGGTGAATACACGGTGGAGCTTGCACGCCGCCACCCCGACAAAAATTTTATTGGCATCGACATCAAAGGTGCTCGTATGTGGCGCGGGGCTAGAACTATTACTGATGAGGGACTTACCAATGCGGCATTCCTCAGAACACGTATCGAGTTTATCGAGTCCTTCTTTGGCGAGGGTGAAGTGTCGGAGATTTGGATAACGTTTCCCGACCCTCAACTCAAAAAGCAACGAGCGTCAAAGCGCCTGACCGCACCCCCCTTTTTAGCAAAATATGCCGACTTTTTGCGGGGCGATGGAGTTATTCACTTAAAGACTGACTCTCAGCATCTCCACGAATACACAAAGGCGCTGCTCGCGGAGAACGAAATCGCGGCTGAGGTTTCCAATAATGATATATATGGCAGCGGTTTTGCCGATGAAAAACTTTCGATAAAGACCACCTACGAGGCGCGTTTTCTCTCTCAGGGTCTGTCTATTACGTATCTAAAATGGAGTTTAGGCGGTAAGAGAAACTTTCACGCGCCACTCTTCATCCCCGACCAGGAAGAGGGTACTCTCGATGATGATCGCCAGCTTGCCGCCACCGAGTAGTCAATCCTAAGTTCGGCATATTGGTTTGCTCATATTTTGTAAAGCAATACGGGCTCTATAATTTAGAGCCCGTATTGCTTAGTACTATTCTAATGAGTGAATTACCACGCCTGAGCGAAGTTTAGGTTCAAACCAAGTCGTCTTCGGAGGCATAATATTGCCGCTGTCGGCAATGTCTATAAGTTGCTTCATAGAAACTGCATAGAGTGCAAATGCCACAGCCATTTCGCCGCTATCAACGCGGCTGCTTAATTCGCCAAGTCCACGAATACCACCCACGAAGTCTATACGTTTCGATGTGCGCAAATCTTTAATATCCAAAATCTTATCCAAAACAAGATTCGAGAGAATTGTCACGTCCAGAACTCCTATTGGGTCGTTATCATCGTATGTCCCCTCTTTGGCAGTCATTGAATACCATTCGCCGTCGATATACATTGCGAAGTTGTGTAGTGCATTTGGAGTGTAAATCTCCTTGCCTTTCTTCTCAACCACAAATGACTCTTCTAATTTCGCAATCAACTGCTCTTTCGTAAGACCATTCAAATCCTTAACAACGCGGTTGTAGTCAATTATTTTCAGTTGATTATCCGGGAAAATAACCGACAGGAAGTAGTTATACTCCTCATCGCCCGTGTGGTTGGGATTTGCCGCCTTTTTCTCCTGACCAACCAATGCTGCCGCCGCTGTACGGTGGTGTCCATCAGCAACATAAAGCGCCGGTACTTGAGCGAAAATTTCGGTGATACGGTCGTTCACAGCCCTATCTTTGATAACCCAGAAGTGGTGTCCAAAGCCATCCTCCGCAACAAAATCATACTCGGCAGGCTCTCTGACAACCTTAGCCACAATCTCATCAACCTCATCAATAGCAGGATATGAGAAGAAAACAGGCTCTATATTTGCCTTCTGAATACGAACGTGAATCATACGGTCTTCTTCCTTGTCCTTGCGGGTGAGCTCGTGTTTTTTGATTTTTCCGGTTTGGTAATCATCCGTATTACAACATACCGCTAAGCCATACTGAGTACGTCCGTCCATAGTTTGGGCATAAACGTAGTAGTGCTCCTCTTCATCCTGCACCAACCAGTTGTTAGCCTTCCATTTTTTGAAATTTTCGACAGCCTTGTCGTAAACCACCTGTGTGTGCTCGTCTATAGGTAGGTCGAAATCAATTTCGGGTTTGATGATGTGGAGCAGCGATTTCTCGCCTGCTTCTGCCTGAGCCTCAGCTGAGTTCAAAACATCATAAGGGCGTGAAGCAACCTCAGCCGCAATCGCCTTGGGTGGGCGTATGCCCTTGAAAGGTTTGATTTTTACCATCTTTATTTATTTTTTCAACAATTCGTTAGCTTTTTCGTTGAGTTCCCTTTCTCTTTCGTTCTCCGCAACAAAGGTGAGTCCGTGAGGCTGCGCCTTGGTGTTTTCATCTACATAACAGAATGTTATGAAAGCATCCGACACTAGAACTTTGTCGTCGCGGCAGTCGTGCACCTCGATATAGACCGTAATTGTCGTACGTCCGGTGCGTACGATGCGACTTTTCAGCTCTATGATATGACCCGCTCGCACAGGGTGAAGTATCTCCAAGCCGTGCAGTTGCAGGCACACAATATTATGAGGGTCCAGTTCGTATGCCACCGCTATAAAACCCGACTCGACAGTCCACTCAGCGCACCTTCCCGCAAAGAGCGTACCGTGGTGGTTCAAGTCTTCACCTTTTACCAGATGACAAGTTGTGTGTGTTTTCATTTTTTCGGAATCGGGAATCGTGGTGATAACTTTTCCGCAGAAACAGTTCCCGCGATTCACCCTAGAATTTATTAACCTGAAATTTAGTAATACCCTCTTTCAAGAAGAGCATAATTTGATTAGCGGCTGCCAATCCTGCGTTAATGTTTGCCTCGGCAGTCTCTGCGCCCATCTTTTTAGGAGTTCCGAAGTAGCGTTTACCGAATTTTTCTGCAAATTCCGCTGCCGCTTCCGGCGCAATATCGGTGGCATATTTCAGGTCGGCACGTTCCTCCATCGCCTTTATCAAACCCACCTCGTCGATAACCTCTTTGCGGGCAGTGTTTACGATTGTGGCACCCTTGGGCATCGACATAGCCAAAGCGTAACCGATTGACCCTTTGGTTTGTGCCGTGGCAGGAATGTGCAAAGATAGATACTCTGATTTTGCATAAAGTTCTTCCACTGATGCAACTTCTTCCACGTGATCATTTGCAAAAATGGCTTTGTCGGCTACGAATGGGTCAAATGCGATGACCTTCATTCCCAACGCCTTGCCGGCTAAGCCAACCAAGCGACCCACGTTGCCGTAAGCGTGGATACCAAGAGTTTTGCCGGCAATTTCCGTGCCCGCACCGCCGAACTGCGCACGTGCCATAAAAATCATCATACCGATAGCCAGCTCTGCCACAGCATTCGAGTTTTGCCCCGGTGTGTTCATCGCCACAATTCCTCGAGCCGATAGCGCGTTCAAATCCAAATTATCGAAGCCCGCACCGGCGCGCACCACGATTTTCAGATTCTTGGCGGCATCCACCACAGCCTGCGTAACTTTGTCTGAGCGAACAATTAGCGCATCCGCACTTGCCACAGCAGCATAGAACTCCTCTAGGGCGGTGTATTTTTCAAGCAATACAAGCTCGCAGCCAGCTGCCTCTACAATTTTTCTAATACCGTCCGTTGCGACTTTCGCAAACGGTTTTTCGGTAGCAACAAGTACTTTCATATTTTTATAATTAGATATTATATTAAGTGGGCTTCTAAAACTTAGTAGCTCATCATCTTGGGGTTGTTCTGCGGAACGTTACGCTTTTCTTTTGGGTTTTTTATGTGGACTTTTTAGATAAAAGGAGCCGTAATTAAACCAAAATATAAATTTAAACAACCTCTCTAGTACTCCATCACTTTTCCGATTCCTATCCTCCTATGATTTCACGCTTCAACCATAGGGCAATATCTGGAGGTATTTTGGCGGTAATCAGTCTGTTGTGTGTTTCCGCATCACACAGCTACACAAAGATATAAATAATAGATTTATTTTGCAATGTTTTCTTGCAAAAACTATACGTAATATTGCGTTAAAAGGGAGGCTTTAAAACGATAAGGCTTATTTTTTCTATCCGTTGTGGGCATAAGCTCTATTGGTTTGATGGATTATTACAACAATATAATAATCGAATCAAGGTTAAAAGGAAAGAGCCCGGTGAAATACCGAACTCTTTCTCAGGCTTATTAATATTTTAACCCCGTCTAACTTTTTGGGTGCAGTTCATTTTTTTCAAGGGCGGGGTAGAAATTAGTTAGCATTTGCAGACCGACTTCTCGAACTCCTGCATACACTCAACTAGAGCCTGTACCGACTCCATTGGTAACGCGTTGTAGGTCGAGGCGCGGAAGCCACCAACGAGGCGGTGACCCTTCAAGCCAACCATACCTTTGCTCTTTGCAAAGTCAAGGAAGAGTGCGGGGTCTGTATCCTTGCACTTCTCGCTGTAAATGAACGGTATGTTCATCAACGAGCGGTCTTCAACCGCAACGGGCGAGGCAAAACAAGAGTTGCGCTCAATCTCATCGTACAATAACTTAGCCTTCGCCACATTGATTTTATTGATTGCGGGCACGCCGCCGATTGATTTCAACCATTTCAGAGTCTCCTTAACCACAAAGATTGGGAATACGGGAGGAGTGTTGAACATCGAACCCTCTTTGATGTGAGTGCGGTAATCTAACATTGTGGGGATTGCACGCTCTACCTTACCTAAGATATCCTCGCGAACGATAACGAAAGTTACCCCGGCAGGTCCCATATTCTTCTGAGCGCCACCATAAATCAACGCATATTTCGACACATCCACCGGGCGCGAAAGAATATCCGAAGACATATCTGCCACCAAATTCACAGGGCAATCTATATCTGTCTGATATTCCGTGCCGAAGATTGTATTGTTTGTTGTGATATGGAAATAGTCCAAATCCGTCGGGATGGTGTATCCCTTGGGAATATAGGTGTTGTTTTTGTCCTCGGACGATGCAACTTCAACGACTTCGCCAAAGATTTTAGCCTCTTTCATTGCCTTTTTAGCCCAAACACCGGTGTTGGCATAACCCGCTTTTTTGTTGAGCAGATTGAAGGGTACCATACAGAATTGCATCGAAGCACCGCCGCCTAGCCAGAGGATTTTGTAGTTATCCGGAATTTGAAGAAGTTCGCGAAAGAGATTGGTCGCCTCGTCTATGACTGCTTCAAAATCTTTTGTGCGGTGCGAAATCTCTATCAATGAGAGTCCTATGCCATTCAAATCCAGAACAGCAGCAGCAGCATTTTCTATTGCAACGCGTGGAAGGATGCAAGGTCCTGCCGAGAAATTGTGTTTTTTCATAACTTTTATGGGGGTTTGAATTAAATGTTGTACTTTTGGAGCTACTAAAGTAAACATTATTTATCTATTCTCAAAACAAAAAGCATTATTGCACGCAATAATTTTTTTGCTCTATCTAAATTGTGACAGACTTTACTCAGGGTCGTATTGGGCGACAAATCATAACATTCTCTATTCCTATTATTTTAGGTAACTTCTTTATGCAGTTCTACCAGATTGTAGACAGCATAATCGTCGGGCAGGTACTCGGCAAGGAGGCTCTGGCAGCTGTGGGTGCGGCTTTTCCCGTAATTTTTGCGGTCATTGCGTTGATGATTGGCATTGGTAGTGGTGCCTCTGTGGTCATTGCTCAGTACTTCGGAGCCAAACAAACCGAAAAGGTGATAACGGCAAGCGACACTATTCACATATTTTTTATATCCGTCAGCATCATTATAGGGATTTTGGCTTATTTTTTTAGCGAAGATGTTTTTCGTTTTATAGACCTGCCCGAGGATATTTTGCCGTTGGCTGTGCCTTATCTGCAAGTTTATCTTGGCGGTATCGTCTTTATGTTTGGTTTCCAGACTATAAATGCCATTTTACGTGGCGTGGGCGACTCTAAAACTCCGCTATATTTCTTGGTTCTATCCTCTTTGCTCAACGTAGTGCTTGATATTGCATTTGTCTTATGGTTTGGCTGGGGTATTGTCGGAGCGGCGTGGGCTACCGTGTTGGCGTCTGCGGTTGCCTATTTTGCTTCGATTTACTATATAAATCGCAAGGATTTCTTTTTCCGTATTGACCTTTTTCGCCTCAAATTCGACAAGAAGATTTTTGGACAGAGTGTCCGTTATGGTCTACCCACGGGCATTCAGCAGTCTGTTGTTGCTTACGGTATGGTTGCATTGATGTCAATAGTGAGCGGCTTTGGCACTGATGTTGTGGCAGGTTATTCCATTGGCATACGCGTTGAGAATCTCGCGGTGATTCCTGCGATGAACTTTGCCTTGGCTTTGCAGAGTTTCACGGGGCAGAACGTGGGTGCGGGAAGGTGGGATAGGGTTAGGGAGGGGCTGAAAAAGACGCTTATATTTTCATCTATTACCTGTGTTATAATCACGACTTTGATTGTGCTGTGGGGTAGGGAGATTTTGATGATGTTCACCAGCGATATTCAGGTTATAAATGTGGGCGAGGAGTATTTGGTTATTGTCAGTTCATTTTATCTTCTCTTTAGTTCGATGTTTGTTATTAACGGTATGTTACGTGGGGCGGGGGCTGTTATTGTACCTATGTTCACCACTATGATTTCGCTGTGGTTGGTTCGTATTCCGTTGGCGGTGTGGTTCTCGCGCGAGATTGGCGAGGTGGGTATATGGTGGTCTGTTCCTGCCGGTTGGGCGCTGGGGTTGATATTATCTTATGTGTATTATAAGACAGGTAAGTGGAAGAAGCATTCGCTTTTCGCTAAAGGGGACTTCTAAAAATTAATCGATTGAGATTTTGACAACTCTTTCACGCAATTTCAGCGCTACCCCCACCCAATAAAAGCCAATTATACTGGGGTTTTTATTGCAGCTCAAGCCTTGAACTTATTCGAATTATCCAAATTATTCGATGCCGAGTTAATACTTGTAAGACTAGCTTAATTCAACTTAACAAACATTGTATTTGTTAAGTTGAATTAAGCGTTTTGATATTTTTGATTTATTTAATCACCATCTCATCAATAAGATATCCGGCACCACCAAGTTTGTCGATAATAAAGAGTACGTAGCGAATATCTATCGCAATATTTCGGCATACGACGGGGTCGTACTGAATATCACTCATTGTGCCCTCCCAGCAGCGGTCGAAGTTTACCCCTATCAACTCACCGCCGGCATTCAACACAGGTGAACCGGAGTTACCTCCCGTAGTATGGTTGGATGCTATAAAAGCCACAGGCACAGTGCCATTAACCGCCCATCTACCATAATCTTTCGTCGCATAAATCTCTCGCAACTTTTCGGGAACGTCGTAGTCATAGATGTCGGGATTGTCCTTTTGCATAACGCCGTCTAACGTTGAAACAGGTTGATAATAAACT includes these proteins:
- a CDS encoding putative secreted peptidase — translated: MKKALLLLCALLCGTLTAQNNDPVWGTDYSESCTALLVGKKASTDGSVMTSHSCDGNYRTWATVVPRRKFESGARDTIYWGLLKTEEPHDMRGVTIKGTIPAAPETFSYLNFGYPCLNEKQLAIGETTFGGKRELRNEQGLFLIEELQRIVLQRCTTARQAIGLIGELVEEYGFGDGGECLTFADPNEVWQLEIVGSGKQGKPTAMWVAQRVPDDHVGISANIARISDVDFNNPDYFMYSKDLRERAKKLGLWDGKEPFKFWKVIGTGKPFAIRDYYVMSSLAPSLDLKYDAEELPFSVKPDQLVSPQRAIAVYRENYEGSRFDMLKNLKVAVKSKGDDGLEKIDSVTSPIMNHWMSTDMRNLVNTLKPGAIEFQRTVPVCWCSYSFVVQCRSWLPDEIGAVAYFSVDNPAQSPRIPIYSGALSLPEGFAVCGQKRYREDSFLWKFREANRLAQVAWGKTKNKMESEAMRLEKKMFEEQEEIESKAKALMAKGESRKARELITKYSADFAGSAVHSWDGLKREFWSMFGRGF
- a CDS encoding Permease of the drug/metabolite transporter (DMT) superfamily; translation: MQFKNTVGILIAVILWGLSFIFTKSSLEYLSPLMLVTFRVLIAMTLMFSIAKITGKLQPLTRRDVLIFGCLVIAEPIGYFLFETYGVLNVSPTLACIVIAVIPLFTPLLAYFANGERVSRMLWVGLGISMVGVLLVIFGDGLDEISGRLLGVLLLFGAVVTAMIYTVMVKRLSERFNSFSIVAWQNVFSAMILIPLLYLFDWDKLSALVWDLQWVWRVAVLGIFCSTLAFVLYADALRSIGVARTSIFINLMPSITAVASFFILDERLGLAKIIGIAITISGLYIGERK
- a CDS encoding M23/M37 family peptidase, whose amino-acid sequence is MHIVINIFQMKRIAIIFFAILLTCASQAQTRKRSSSVPKQRTIEEMPRVAIDTVTTADPETKVIIYSNNSWEFYHPAIKERLADLDVYKYNWDTTQIFAYKNIELTDLPELIELRLIDSLVQYCAPATGRVSSKYGIRRRRNHNGTDLSLPLGVPFHATFDGKVRYAKWNSGGYGYLTIIRHPNGLESWYAHQSKLNVKPGDYVKAGQIIGFCGNSGRSRGNHLHFELRYKDQSFDSEFLIDFETGQLRYQTFVLDKKYFNIRSRASEILEEDDYDADLPESLLADADETTIENVQSAPKPKPAQATTGAIYHTIVKGDNLGKIAIKYGVPIDQICSLNGINRSTTLALKRKLLIKK
- a CDS encoding Exopolyphosphatase; this translates as MLKVTPIGAIDIGSNAIRLQVTNVEEYVGETVFKKVTWIRIPLRLGGDVFTSGVITEQRRAHLLEVMKGFRHIMNAYDVKLYRACATSAMREAVNGKEIVDFIYQQADIKIEIIGGQQEADIIFASGLSQVIQDNNTYLFVDVGGGSTELTVFADGKRIDSRSFPVGTVRMLSGSVGEEVWKDIKKWLKFQMLRYTPTTVVGSGGNISKVQKMLSKKEKETMSYTEMKVLYDYIDSFTMEERVHKLRLNQHRADVIIPALKIFLTVMKCCKINQVVVPKMGMVEGITKLLWEGESEK
- a CDS encoding Signal peptidase-like protein — protein: MIRNISRGCCFWRDEEGKPQAEHRKGCQKLEVYDWLEDTPNPLENRTIIEVQFKNTRKSFYEIVDGVQYIKGDIIVVEAIPGIDVGVVSITGDLVEKQMRRARFNPQGFEFRKVLRRANTYDIERWQEAISLEHNTMIRAREIAADLGLKMKIGDVEYQGDRMKAIFYYIADDRVDFRELIKIFAEQFRIRVEMRQIGARQEAGRIGGISACGRELCCSTWQNSFSSVAIGAARQQEISLNPQKLAGQCGKLKCCLNYEVDSYIDARKDFPRINAPLQAMDGDYHLVKSDIFKKTMWFSPDPYSTAVMIPISIERVYKILALNRKGVKVDKLVDETMQKVVAPTEPSFINVVGEESITRFDKNNKPRRNNSPNRNNGNGDNRPPREAAKQPNEQQDKPRNHENTKPKHNNRPRTQRKPQQS
- a CDS encoding GldH, which translates into the protein MKRTLIILAIALSLYSCRREGYFGVFDMPLNRSWGVGEWVEFDFVQSDTINLHKIELSIRHSLNFGFRNLPLEIQTHSPDNKYWRDTIILKLTDADNDWVGQMGSNHIDFQSYYRRNVRFTHSGNYVIKVKHLLPVDSLEGVNAVGIIVETDGKK
- a CDS encoding tRNA (guanine46-N7-)-methyltransferase — its product is MGKNKHKRFSENLTFGCMVQPLFEDIFHKDHPLKGRWCADHFRNDNPIVLEIGCGRGEYTVELARRHPDKNFIGIDIKGARMWRGARTITDEGLTNAAFLRTRIEFIESFFGEGEVSEIWITFPDPQLKKQRASKRLTAPPFLAKYADFLRGDGVIHLKTDSQHLHEYTKALLAENEIAAEVSNNDIYGSGFADEKLSIKTTYEARFLSQGLSITYLKWSLGGKRNFHAPLFIPDQEEGTLDDDRQLAATE